In Acidobacteriota bacterium, the following are encoded in one genomic region:
- the recF gene encoding DNA replication and repair protein RecF (All proteins in this family for which functions are known are DNA-binding proteins that assist the filamentation of RecA onto DNA for the initiation of recombination or recombinational repair.): MLLTRIEASGFRNLEGFAELGSGLNIFYGDNAQGKTNWLEAIYILGNTKSFRTSQLRECISFNHPQALLRGETLRGSVTKQIQLLIAEDSKQLFVNGKRESLARYLGNLAVFVFSLEEMDVIRGEPGQRRRFIDRGAVTSSPRFLNTLSRYNQVMKQKNRLLGEASQSDNPGQFVSQVEAWNEQLVELGASIHDQRTNYVERLNHVLDQNDHGRAIFGAERINVRYRSQLEGKGDLDRYADLFRERLALRLTAEIAAGHSLIGPHRDDLEILSDGREVARYGSAGQQRSALLLLDLAQVSIYNSVYEESPVLLIDDIDAELDRGRIEALLSELEGRTQTVVSTSRRAIANRYRDRASVYYVERGLAVSESASSARILGGPRFEQGQDEVESSEDSLEPAANG, from the coding sequence ATGCTGCTCACCCGAATTGAAGCCTCAGGTTTTCGCAACCTCGAAGGCTTCGCGGAACTCGGATCGGGTCTCAACATCTTCTACGGCGACAACGCTCAGGGAAAGACCAACTGGCTTGAAGCGATCTATATCCTCGGCAACACCAAGTCGTTTCGAACCAGCCAGCTTCGCGAGTGCATTTCATTCAACCACCCGCAAGCTCTCCTGCGAGGAGAGACGCTGCGGGGCTCGGTAACCAAACAGATCCAACTTCTCATCGCCGAGGATTCCAAACAGTTATTCGTCAACGGCAAGCGCGAGTCACTCGCGCGTTATCTCGGCAATCTCGCTGTGTTCGTCTTCTCTCTCGAAGAGATGGACGTCATCCGCGGCGAGCCGGGTCAGCGCCGCCGGTTCATTGATCGAGGAGCGGTCACCAGCAGTCCGAGGTTTCTGAATACTCTGTCGCGCTACAACCAGGTAATGAAACAGAAGAACCGTTTGCTCGGCGAGGCGAGCCAGAGCGACAACCCCGGTCAATTCGTCAGCCAGGTCGAAGCGTGGAACGAGCAGTTGGTCGAACTCGGCGCCTCGATTCACGACCAGCGCACAAACTATGTCGAGCGGTTGAATCACGTGCTTGATCAAAACGATCACGGGCGGGCAATCTTCGGAGCCGAACGTATCAACGTGCGCTACCGATCGCAGCTCGAAGGTAAAGGTGATTTAGACCGCTACGCGGACCTCTTTCGGGAACGTCTCGCCCTGAGACTGACCGCAGAAATTGCAGCCGGCCACTCGCTGATAGGGCCTCATCGCGATGATCTCGAGATACTCTCGGACGGCCGAGAAGTGGCCCGGTACGGGAGCGCGGGACAGCAGCGAAGTGCCTTACTTTTGCTTGATTTAGCCCAGGTTTCCATCTACAATTCAGTTTACGAAGAAAGCCCCGTTTTGCTGATCGATGATATCGATGCAGAGCTCGACAGAGGACGAATTGAGGCGCTGCTTTCGGAGCTTGAAGGGCGCACTCAAACCGTCGTCAGCACGTCGCGAAGGGCCATAGCAAATCGCTATCGCGACCGCGCTTCGGTCTACTACGTGGAGCGAGGACTGGCGGTGAGCGAGAGCGCCTCGAGCGCCAGGATCCTGGGCGGACCGAGGTTTGAGCAGGGACAAGATGAGGTCGAATCGAGCGAGGATAGTCTCGAGCCGGCCGCGAACGGGTAG
- a CDS encoding BACON domain-containing protein, protein MRATNADGPILFQEGSSKAKTNGNGQNGSPGKELINYAITPQSKSFSATGGTGAINVMAEQRCAWQAVASEPWITITSVGVGIGNGTVAFSVAANAGRSGRKGAIIIAGKVFAVKQKGN, encoded by the coding sequence ATGCGCGCAACTAACGCAGATGGCCCAATCCTGTTTCAGGAAGGTTCGTCAAAGGCAAAAACAAATGGCAATGGCCAAAACGGATCACCAGGAAAGGAGCTGATCAACTACGCGATCACTCCGCAATCCAAATCGTTCTCGGCAACCGGAGGCACAGGTGCGATCAATGTGATGGCAGAGCAGCGATGCGCGTGGCAGGCAGTTGCAAGTGAACCCTGGATAACGATCACGTCAGTAGGTGTAGGCATAGGCAATGGGACCGTGGCCTTCAGCGTGGCAGCTAATGCGGGCAGGTCCGGACGCAAGGGGGCGATTATCATTGCCGGTAAGGTATTCGCGGTCAAACAAAAGGGCAACTAA
- the gyrB gene encoding DNA topoisomerase (ATP-hydrolyzing) subunit B, with product MTTNQQEYGAASITVLEGREAVRKRPAMYIGSTSELGLHHLVYEVVDNSIDEALAGYCDRVEVFIHIDNSITVIDNGRGIPVDIHKQEKISAAEVVLTKLHAGGKFDSNAYKVSGGLHGVGVSVVNFLSELLRLEIWRDGTTYEQEYIRGIPQGRLQPTGKTRRRGTKVTFKPDTEIFDVTEFNFDTLSQRLREKAFLNSGVRISINDERSEKSHEFFYKGGIAEFVRHLNKNKSVLHSQPIHLEREATAADPLAVEVAIQYNDGYNEIVHSFANNINTVDGGTHLTGFRAALTRTINNYAKSSGLFKKDDEKLAPEDVREGLVAVISVKLPQPQFEGQTKGKLNSDVKGQVEAFINEGLGHHFEENPTVARKIIAKAIDAARAREAARKARDLTRRKGALDSASLPGKLADCSEKDPALCEIFLVEGDSAGGSAKQGRDRRTQAILPLKGKILNVEKARYDKMLGHSEIRTMITAFGTGIGTNDFDVSKLRYHRIILLCDADVDGSHIRTLLLTFFYRQMPELIDRGHIYIAQPPLFKIKKGKTEQYIHDEREMQKYLMRKATENVTVTVKATGAQFKGAELRKMLEKLAELDNYLDKLERRLHDRKIVDTVVDALAGPKGLLTTKQAVKLHEVFEKEKLLQKVTAALEEANYETEIEADEEHGTYSIAIARSRGNGRIIIDWELATHVEFSKAVQLYGELQDLSRPPFVITENDNHTIVDSRPALLEHIMTSAKNGLTIQRYKGLGEMNPEQLWQTTLNPETRTILNVQVNDAVETDLMFTVLMGDAVEPRRKFIEDNALDVKNLDI from the coding sequence GTGACAACAAATCAACAAGAGTACGGCGCGGCTTCGATTACGGTTCTCGAAGGTCGCGAGGCCGTGCGAAAGCGGCCGGCGATGTACATCGGCTCGACCAGCGAGTTGGGCCTTCATCATCTGGTCTACGAGGTCGTTGATAATTCCATAGACGAAGCGCTGGCCGGATACTGCGATCGAGTAGAAGTCTTCATTCACATCGACAATTCAATCACCGTGATCGACAATGGCCGCGGCATACCGGTCGATATTCACAAGCAAGAGAAAATATCCGCCGCCGAGGTTGTTCTCACCAAGCTTCACGCCGGCGGCAAGTTCGACTCCAACGCTTACAAGGTATCGGGCGGTCTGCACGGGGTCGGCGTCTCGGTTGTGAACTTCCTTTCCGAATTGTTGCGGTTGGAAATATGGCGGGACGGCACGACCTACGAGCAGGAATACATTCGAGGCATACCACAGGGCCGGCTTCAGCCGACCGGCAAGACTCGAAGACGAGGCACGAAGGTCACCTTCAAGCCGGACACGGAAATCTTCGACGTCACCGAATTCAACTTCGACACTCTTTCCCAACGGCTGCGTGAGAAGGCGTTTCTGAACTCGGGAGTTCGGATCAGCATCAACGACGAGCGGAGCGAGAAGTCTCACGAGTTCTTCTACAAAGGTGGAATCGCCGAGTTCGTAAGGCACTTGAACAAGAACAAGTCCGTTCTCCATTCTCAACCGATTCATCTCGAGAGGGAAGCGACCGCCGCTGATCCACTGGCCGTTGAAGTTGCAATTCAATACAACGATGGCTACAACGAGATCGTCCACTCGTTCGCCAACAACATCAACACGGTCGACGGCGGCACGCACCTGACCGGGTTTCGCGCGGCGCTCACGCGGACCATAAACAACTACGCGAAATCATCCGGCCTGTTTAAGAAAGACGATGAGAAGCTCGCACCCGAGGACGTGCGTGAAGGGCTCGTCGCAGTGATCAGCGTAAAGCTGCCTCAACCGCAGTTCGAGGGTCAGACCAAGGGCAAGCTGAACTCGGATGTGAAGGGCCAGGTCGAAGCGTTCATCAACGAGGGCCTTGGACACCACTTCGAAGAGAACCCTACGGTTGCGCGTAAGATCATCGCCAAAGCCATCGACGCGGCTCGCGCTCGCGAGGCCGCGCGTAAGGCGCGAGATCTCACTCGACGCAAGGGTGCGCTTGATTCCGCTTCACTCCCCGGCAAACTGGCCGACTGCTCCGAGAAAGATCCCGCATTGTGCGAGATATTTCTGGTCGAGGGCGATTCCGCTGGCGGCTCGGCAAAGCAAGGACGCGACCGGCGAACGCAGGCGATCTTGCCGCTCAAAGGCAAAATACTAAACGTCGAGAAGGCCCGCTACGACAAGATGCTGGGGCACTCGGAAATTCGCACGATGATAACCGCGTTCGGCACCGGCATCGGCACTAACGACTTCGACGTCTCGAAGCTGCGCTATCACCGCATCATCCTGCTGTGCGACGCGGACGTCGACGGCTCGCACATCCGAACTCTTCTTCTGACGTTTTTCTATCGGCAGATGCCCGAGCTGATCGATCGCGGCCACATCTACATCGCGCAGCCGCCGCTGTTCAAAATCAAGAAGGGCAAGACCGAGCAATACATCCACGACGAGAGGGAGATGCAAAAGTACCTGATGCGCAAGGCCACGGAAAACGTCACCGTGACCGTGAAGGCTACCGGCGCGCAGTTCAAAGGCGCAGAGTTGCGAAAGATGCTCGAGAAACTGGCGGAGCTTGATAACTACCTGGACAAGCTCGAGCGCCGCCTGCACGATCGCAAGATCGTTGACACGGTGGTCGACGCTCTCGCCGGACCGAAGGGCCTTCTGACCACCAAGCAAGCGGTCAAGCTGCACGAGGTCTTCGAGAAAGAGAAGCTCCTCCAAAAAGTGACCGCGGCGCTCGAAGAAGCGAACTACGAAACGGAGATCGAAGCAGACGAGGAACACGGCACGTACTCGATCGCGATTGCGCGGTCGCGCGGCAACGGCCGAATCATCATCGACTGGGAGCTTGCGACGCATGTTGAATTCTCGAAAGCGGTTCAGCTTTACGGCGAGCTTCAAGACCTGAGCCGCCCGCCGTTTGTGATCACCGAAAACGACAACCACACGATCGTGGATTCACGGCCGGCGCTGCTGGAGCACATAATGACCTCGGCCAAAAACGGCTTGACGATTCAACGCTACAAAGGGCTGGGCGAGATGAACCCGGAGCAGCTCTGGCAGACGACGCTCAACCCGGAGACGAGAACGATCCTGAACGTTCAGGTGAACGACGCAGTCGAGACCGACCTGATGTTTACGGTGTTGATGGGAGACGCGGTCGAGCCTCGGAGAAAGTTCATAGAGGATAACGCGCTGGATGTGAAGAATCTGGATATTTGA
- a CDS encoding sigma-70 family RNA polymerase sigma factor, translated as MEEPLPPQKVDGSPPQITERLIAWNSGDAAALDDVISAVYQELRRMADRYLRLENPGHTLQPTALVHEAYFRLIDQTQVNWQNRAHFFGVAAQMMRRILVDHARTKQRDKRGGPARKLSLDEVLDVSKGRAADLVALDEALESLTGIDPRKSRVVELRFFGGLSVEETAEVLDVSPQTVMRDWKLAKAWLYQELKSEAP; from the coding sequence ATGGAAGAGCCATTGCCACCTCAGAAGGTCGATGGATCACCCCCGCAGATCACCGAGCGGCTGATTGCCTGGAACAGCGGAGACGCGGCGGCCCTCGATGACGTGATTAGCGCCGTCTATCAGGAACTGCGCCGCATGGCCGACCGATACCTGCGTCTGGAGAACCCCGGTCACACTCTGCAACCCACCGCGCTTGTGCATGAAGCCTATTTCCGGTTGATCGATCAAACGCAGGTGAACTGGCAAAACCGCGCGCATTTCTTCGGCGTAGCCGCGCAGATGATGCGCCGCATTCTGGTCGATCACGCCAGGACCAAACAGCGCGACAAACGCGGCGGACCCGCCAGGAAGCTCTCGCTTGATGAGGTGTTGGACGTGTCGAAAGGGCGAGCGGCTGATCTCGTGGCGCTTGATGAGGCGCTCGAAAGCCTGACCGGTATTGATCCACGAAAGAGCCGGGTGGTTGAGTTGCGTTTCTTTGGCGGATTGAGCGTGGAGGAGACGGCCGAGGTGCTGGACGTGTCGCCGCAGACTGTGATGCGCGATTGGAAGCTGGCGAAGGCGTGGCTCTATCAGGAACTCAAGAGCGAAGCCCCATGA
- a CDS encoding H-X9-DG-CTERM domain-containing protein yields MKLTNFPKTIFCLALLLCWGSFAPPATAEHTNWILIESVSLPQTVDVHTPRGSYNAGFQSEVRVFPDGEAIGSLTLIPTDSHPGGVNAVLSDGSVRFIRDSIVPVVLLRGLTQQGNPIVVMITPAASQDCLIYTTIGCCNVHATWEAQGRIVVTPR; encoded by the coding sequence ATGAAGCTCACCAATTTTCCAAAAACAATCTTTTGTCTGGCGCTGCTGTTGTGTTGGGGTAGTTTCGCGCCGCCGGCCACGGCGGAACATACTAATTGGATCTTGATCGAAAGCGTCTCACTCCCACAAACAGTCGATGTCCACACGCCCAGAGGCAGCTACAACGCCGGTTTTCAGAGCGAGGTACGGGTCTTTCCGGACGGCGAGGCCATCGGTTCTCTGACGCTTATCCCAACGGACAGTCACCCAGGCGGAGTGAATGCGGTTCTTAGCGACGGTAGCGTGAGATTCATTCGCGACAGCATAGTACCGGTAGTCCTGCTGCGGGGGCTCACGCAGCAGGGCAACCCAATCGTCGTCATGATCACCCCCGCCGCGTCGCAAGATTGCCTGATTTACACGACGATTGGCTGCTGCAATGTGCACGCGACCTGGGAAGCGCAGGGGCGCATCGTCGTGACCCCCCGCTGA